Genomic DNA from Longimicrobium sp.:
TCCTCAACCGGCACCCCTTCCGCGTGGTGGGGGTGGTGGGGAGCGAGACCGTCTTCCGCGCGCTGGGGGGTGAGAACCCGGCGGAGGTCTGGATCCCGCTGCGCGCCCGCGCCGCCTTCCTGGACCCCCGGATGAACCCGCTGGACACGCGCTCGGTCTCGTTCGCGACCGTCTTCGGCCGCCTGCAGCCGGGGGTGACGGCGGAGCGCGCCCAGCTCGCCGCCGACCTCACCGCGCGCCGCCTGGCCGCCGCGCATCCCGAGACCAACGCCGGGCGCCTGGCCCGGGTGGTGCCCGCGGGGAACGTGGCCGGCCTGTCGCTGGACCAGGACACGCGCGCGGTGCGGGAGCGTGCCGCGTACCTGCTGATGGCCGTCGTCGCGATGGTGCTCCTGGTGGCATGCGCCAACGTGGCCAACCTCCTGCTCGCACGCGCCAGCTCGCGCCGCCGCGAGATCGCCATCCGCTCGTCGCTCGGCGCGGGGCGCGGCCACATCGCCCGCCAGCTCCTTACCGAGAGCGTGGTGCTGGCGCTGATGGGCGGGGGCGCGGGGCTCCTGCTGGCGTGGGCCGGCGTGTCGCTCGCCTCGCGCATTCCGGACGTGGCGCGGGTGTCGCCCTCGCTCGACGCTCGCGTGCTGGCGTTCACCCTGGCGGTGTCGGTGGTGGCGGGGATCGCGTTCGGACTGGTGCCCGTGATCGGCGCCGGCGCGCGCGACCTGGTGACGGCGCTGCGCGACGGTGGCGCGCAGGGCGCCACCCGCAGCCTGGCGGTGCAGGGAGCGCTCGTCGTGGGCCAGGTCTCCATCACCCTGGTGCTGGTGGTGGCGATGGGGCTCGTCCTCCGCTCCCTGGGCAAGCTCCACGAGGTCGATCCCGGCTTCGACGCGGAGAAGATCGTGACCGCGGGCGTCAACTTCTCCGAACCGGGCACTGAGAGCTTCGGGCCGCCCCCCGCCGCGCGCGTGCAGGAGGTGCTGGACCGGGTACGCGCCCTGCCGGGAGTGGAGGATGCGACGTTCGCGAACATGGCGCCGCTCACCGGCATGTCCATGTCGTCCACCTTCGAGGTGCCGGGCTACACGCCGCCGCCGGGCGAGGACCCCAGCGCCGCCGTCCTGTCCATCGACGACGCGTACCTGCGCACCATGGGCATCCCGCTGCTGCGCGGGCGTCCCTTCGGCCTCGCGGGCGACGAGCAGCGGGTGCTGGTCAACAAGGCGCTCGCCGCGAAGTACTGGCCCGGCCGCGACGCCGTGGGCCAGCGCATCCGCATGAACGACGACGTCTTCCACGTGGCCGGGGTGATCGGCGACGTGCGCGCCGCCGCCATCGCCGCCGAGGGGCCCCCCACGCTCTACTTCCGCGCGCCGCGGCAGACGTACTCGTACCTCACGCTGCACGTGCGCGCCGCAGGCGACCCGGCCTCGCTGGTCGCTCCCCTGCGCCGCGTGCTGGCGCGGGCGACCCCGGGGCAGCCCGCGCCCACGGTGACGCCGATGTCCGAGAACGTCGCCCAATCGCTGGCCCAGGCCCGCTGGATCGCCACCTTTTTCACCCTGTTCGGAGGCGTGGCGCTCACCCTGGCGGCGGTCGGGCTCTACGGCGTCGTCTCGTACTCCGTCACGCAGCGCCGCCGCGAGATGGGGATTCGCGCCGCGCTCGGCGCCGGCCCGCGCCGCATCGTGGCGATGGTGCTGCGGCAGGGCGGCGCGCTGGCCGCGGCCGGCGCGGTGCTGGGCATTGCCGTGGCGCTCGCCACCACGCGCGCCATCGGCAGCATCCTCTACGAAGTGGAGCCGGTGGACGCCACCTCCTTCGCGCTCGCCCTGGCGGTCCTGAGCGGCGCCGCGCTCCTGGCGAGCTGGATTCCCGCCCGCCGCGCCGCCCGCGTGGACCCCATGGTCGCGCTGCGCAGCGAGTGATGCAAACGACTTCGCGCCGGCGAGCATCCTATCCGCGCGTGCCGTACATACGATCCTCTTCGCAACGGAGCCTGCCCGTGAAAAACCTTACCCTCCTCACCCTCGCCGTCCTGGCCGCGGCGCCGCTCGAAGCCCAGCGCGACGGCTACGACTGGTCCGGCTCCATCCCCGCCGGCGCCACCCTGCGCGTCTCCACCGGCGCGGGCGACGTGAACGTGACCCGCGCGCCGCGGGGGAGCACGGCCACGGTGCGGGGCCGCGTCCGCCGCGCGCAGGGCAACGAGCGCATCCGCTTCGAGCTGGTGCGCGAGGGGCAGAACGTGACCATCTGCGCACTGTACACCGAGCGCGCCACCTGCACGGCGCAGGGGATCCGCGACGACTCGCACCGCGGGAATCGCCACGCCCGGGCGGACTTCACCGTGGAGGTGCCCGCGGGCGTGCTCCTCGCCGCCAGCAGCGGCACGGGCGACGTGGACGTGAGCGGCGCCACGGCGTCGGTGCGCGCCAGCACCGGCAACGGCGACGTGCGGGTGGGCCCCGGCGCGGCGGAGGTGAACGCGTCGTCCGGCAACGGGACGATCCAGGTGCAGGGCGCGCGCGGCGCCGTGCGCGCATCGTCAGGCAACGGGCAGATCGACGTGGCCACCTCGGCCGGGCCGGTCACCGCCTCCAGCGGCAACGGCGACATCCGCGTATCGATGGCCTCGCTGCGCTCCACGAGCGACCTGAGCTTCAGCAGCGGCAACGGCGACATCACCCTGCGCCTCCCCAGCGACTTCAGCGCGGAGCTGCAGGCCAGCACGGGGAGCGGATCGGTGCGCAGCGACTTCGAGGTGCGCACCACGGGCCGCATCACCGCGCACCGGCTGCGCGGCACCATCGGCCGCGGCGGACGCTCGCTGCGCATCTCCACCGGCAGCGGCAGCATCGCGTTGGAGCGGGCGGGGGGAGCGCAGTAAGCGATGTCACTGGCCGATGCATCGCGCGCCGATGTAATGTCATACGATGTATCGTCGAATGATGTATCGTCGGGGGTGAGCCCCGGCGGCGCATGAACGCTCGGGGACGAACACCGGGGGATGAGACCGGCGCATCAACACCGGGGGCTGAAGCCCCCGGCTGGAACGACGGGAAGACCGCTGAAGCGGTCTCGCGAGCCGCAGCCGGTCCGCGGAGGCGGGGCTCGTGTGGGGCAGCGGCGTTCATCCGCTCGTGGCGCGGCGTTCGGCGCCGGGCGAGGCACGGGCAGCCACGCGGGGCGGCCCCTACAAAGGTATCGGTGTTTGGGCGGGCGGCGGAGCGGCGCCGGCCACGGGCGCGATGAATCGCGCCCCTACGCCATACATCACGCACTAACGCACTCACGCACTCAGTGCTAGAATCCAGCGGCCGGCCCGCAACCCGGGCCGGCCGCGCCCACTTGATCCGGTCCACCCCATGGCTCCCACCGCTCCGCCCCGCATCCTGATCGCCGACGATCA
This window encodes:
- a CDS encoding ABC transporter permease is translated as MTNLRYALRSLKNAPGFTAAAVLTLALGIGANATAFSVVDALMLRPLPVEDPGAVVRLHPMNRNVETGEVTPGYSWSIPDFEDYRARREVFAGLAAHETRFFRVGTGAVEGAGGAAVSGDFFRVLGVKAIRGRTILPSDDRADDPGAVAVVSESYWRTRMNADPGVLGKTVILNRHPFRVVGVVGSETVFRALGGENPAEVWIPLRARAAFLDPRMNPLDTRSVSFATVFGRLQPGVTAERAQLAADLTARRLAAAHPETNAGRLARVVPAGNVAGLSLDQDTRAVRERAAYLLMAVVAMVLLVACANVANLLLARASSRRREIAIRSSLGAGRGHIARQLLTESVVLALMGGGAGLLLAWAGVSLASRIPDVARVSPSLDARVLAFTLAVSVVAGIAFGLVPVIGAGARDLVTALRDGGAQGATRSLAVQGALVVGQVSITLVLVVAMGLVLRSLGKLHEVDPGFDAEKIVTAGVNFSEPGTESFGPPPAARVQEVLDRVRALPGVEDATFANMAPLTGMSMSSTFEVPGYTPPPGEDPSAAVLSIDDAYLRTMGIPLLRGRPFGLAGDEQRVLVNKALAAKYWPGRDAVGQRIRMNDDVFHVAGVIGDVRAAAIAAEGPPTLYFRAPRQTYSYLTLHVRAAGDPASLVAPLRRVLARATPGQPAPTVTPMSENVAQSLAQARWIATFFTLFGGVALTLAAVGLYGVVSYSVTQRRREMGIRAALGAGPRRIVAMVLRQGGALAAAGAVLGIAVALATTRAIGSILYEVEPVDATSFALALAVLSGAALLASWIPARRAARVDPMVALRSE
- a CDS encoding DUF4097 family beta strand repeat-containing protein, whose protein sequence is MKNLTLLTLAVLAAAPLEAQRDGYDWSGSIPAGATLRVSTGAGDVNVTRAPRGSTATVRGRVRRAQGNERIRFELVREGQNVTICALYTERATCTAQGIRDDSHRGNRHARADFTVEVPAGVLLAASSGTGDVDVSGATASVRASTGNGDVRVGPGAAEVNASSGNGTIQVQGARGAVRASSGNGQIDVATSAGPVTASSGNGDIRVSMASLRSTSDLSFSSGNGDITLRLPSDFSAELQASTGSGSVRSDFEVRTTGRITAHRLRGTIGRGGRSLRISTGSGSIALERAGGAQ